From Spirosoma aerolatum, one genomic window encodes:
- a CDS encoding sensor histidine kinase has product MFKGIDATALMNILFEQENDFLGVYDFQQNHYIRINRAGVQMLGYPSEELLLGQPQLSFRSHPLSSDEWTDLVGRLKLKGHVDEETEIRRYTGDTFWGRITLKLFSGDQMMLVRIANLDRLHRTERELDHSVRRYEAVFTKATIGIIVANEQGQIVSANHMANQLFGYADDDLMGVSIEQLVPRSVSQYHEKLRHSFNSNPQSRPMGHNRDLYAQRQNGTLFPVEISLGYFRLDNTLYAVAYIVDITFKKEAERQLLEQKANVERLNTELEQKVADRTQALMDTLEQLEQSKDELAQALKTERELGELKSRFVSMASHEFRTPLTAVLNSTSLIEKYPNADQQDKRQKHLQRIRASVKHLNDILEEFLSVGRLEEGKITAHPAQVDLVLLVEEVVHDMSSLLKAGQTVDIAIQSPSSIWLDPSLLRKIMVNLLSNAIKYSGEGTLIQIEGHCANQQITVAVIDQGIGISPDDQQHLFEQFFRAKNATNVSGTGLGLHIVARYVELMQGTIHLQSELNKGTTITFSLPYENHPLD; this is encoded by the coding sequence ATGTTTAAAGGCATCGATGCCACAGCCCTGATGAACATCCTGTTCGAGCAGGAAAATGACTTCCTGGGCGTGTATGATTTCCAACAGAATCACTACATACGCATCAATCGGGCGGGGGTGCAAATGCTCGGCTATCCTTCCGAAGAGCTTCTGCTGGGTCAGCCTCAGCTTTCGTTCAGAAGTCATCCCCTTTCGTCAGACGAGTGGACAGATCTGGTTGGGCGCCTGAAACTGAAAGGGCACGTCGACGAAGAAACTGAAATCCGACGGTACACGGGGGATACATTCTGGGGACGTATAACCCTGAAGTTATTTTCCGGCGACCAGATGATGCTGGTGCGTATCGCCAATCTGGACCGACTACACCGTACCGAACGTGAGCTGGACCACAGCGTTCGGCGGTACGAAGCCGTTTTTACCAAGGCTACGATTGGGATCATTGTTGCCAATGAGCAGGGGCAGATTGTGTCTGCAAATCACATGGCCAATCAGCTATTCGGATACGCGGATGATGACCTGATGGGCGTGTCGATTGAACAACTTGTACCCCGGAGCGTCAGCCAGTACCACGAAAAGCTCCGGCATTCGTTCAATAGCAATCCACAGTCCCGACCGATGGGGCACAATCGGGATCTGTATGCCCAGCGTCAGAATGGCACCCTGTTTCCGGTCGAAATCAGCCTGGGCTATTTCCGGCTCGACAATACACTCTACGCCGTAGCCTACATCGTCGATATCACGTTCAAAAAAGAAGCCGAACGGCAACTGCTGGAACAAAAAGCCAACGTAGAACGGCTCAATACTGAACTCGAGCAGAAAGTAGCCGACCGTACCCAGGCTTTGATGGATACGCTGGAGCAACTGGAGCAATCGAAAGATGAACTGGCTCAGGCCCTGAAAACAGAGCGGGAACTCGGCGAACTTAAATCGCGCTTCGTATCGATGGCATCTCATGAGTTTCGCACACCACTTACGGCCGTACTTAACTCCACCTCGCTGATCGAAAAGTACCCCAACGCCGACCAGCAGGACAAACGCCAGAAACACCTGCAACGCATCCGGGCATCGGTCAAACACCTCAACGATATTCTGGAAGAGTTTTTATCGGTAGGCCGACTTGAAGAAGGAAAAATTACGGCGCATCCTGCTCAGGTAGATCTTGTTCTTCTGGTGGAAGAAGTGGTGCACGACATGAGCAGTTTATTGAAGGCCGGGCAAACGGTTGACATAGCGATACAAAGTCCGTCTTCGATCTGGCTCGACCCCTCGCTGCTTCGTAAAATCATGGTCAACCTCCTGTCGAATGCCATTAAATATTCGGGCGAAGGCACTTTGATACAAATAGAAGGGCATTGCGCTAACCAACAGATAACCGTAGCGGTGATTGACCAGGGTATTGGCATCTCACCCGACGATCAACAACACCTGTTTGAACAGTTTTTCCGGGCTAAAAACGCAACAAATGTATCGGGTACCGGCCTGGGACTACACATTGTGGCCCGATATGTCGAACTCATGCAGGGGACCATCCATCTGCAAAGTGAATTGAACAAAGGGACCACCATAACCTTCAGCTTACCGTATGAAAACCATCCTCTTGATTGA
- a CDS encoding thioredoxin family protein, protein MNTGRPKRLVPSVTLPVLLTFIPTDDKPYSAVQEMVSELQYQLEGKIRVLKIEAAAHPAIVRSFGLQRLPAFILLLQGTELWRQEGMPNTSLLDLLPRNLLQA, encoded by the coding sequence ATGAATACAGGCCGCCCAAAACGGTTAGTGCCCAGCGTGACATTGCCCGTGTTACTGACATTTATTCCTACAGACGATAAACCCTATTCGGCAGTGCAGGAAATGGTTAGTGAGTTGCAATATCAGCTTGAGGGAAAAATCAGGGTACTAAAAATTGAAGCGGCAGCTCATCCGGCTATCGTTCGTAGTTTTGGGTTGCAGAGACTTCCGGCCTTCATATTGCTGCTTCAGGGAACCGAGTTGTGGCGACAGGAGGGAATGCCCAACACCAGTTTGCTTGATCTGTTGCCTCGAAATTTGCTACAGGCCTAA